A window of Ruminococcus champanellensis 18P13 = JCM 17042 contains these coding sequences:
- a CDS encoding glycosyltransferase family 1 protein — MKRLLCIVGGMNAGGAETFLMKLYRKIDKNQFQMDFAVATADKCYYDDEILSMGGRIYKISPKSSGVVRNFNSIKKLVKREKYSYVLRTSQHSLSALELFAARIGGAKTTIFRSSNSNTTTGAGKDLLLHRICRFMPLWNADIKLAPSTEAAEFMFGKNCIKKGRAILLHNAIDLSLFHYDIAAGIRIRNELNIPAETTIIGHVGRFNQQKNHAFLLDVFKAYSCKNGNSVLLLVGKGELEPAIKEKASELGILDRIIFTGVRSDVPALLSAMDVFVFPSLYEGMPNTVIEAQATGLPCLIADTITREADITGLVHYLPLDSADAWASYIANLPQETRTTPIQKFKENCYDIESVTEQFVKLVFEK, encoded by the coding sequence ATGAAGAGACTGCTTTGCATAGTTGGTGGGATGAATGCCGGCGGTGCCGAAACGTTTTTAATGAAGCTTTACCGAAAAATAGACAAAAACCAATTTCAAATGGATTTTGCTGTTGCAACCGCAGATAAATGTTACTACGATGATGAGATTCTTTCGATGGGCGGACGCATTTATAAAATAAGTCCCAAAAGTTCTGGCGTTGTGCGCAACTTTAATAGTATTAAGAAACTTGTGAAGCGTGAAAAATATTCCTATGTGCTTCGTACTTCGCAGCACTCATTGTCGGCGCTTGAGTTATTTGCAGCGCGAATCGGCGGTGCCAAAACCACTATATTCAGATCAAGTAATTCTAATACAACAACTGGTGCCGGCAAAGATCTTTTGCTTCATCGCATCTGTCGCTTTATGCCCCTTTGGAATGCTGACATAAAGCTTGCACCGTCTACGGAGGCAGCTGAATTTATGTTTGGGAAAAACTGCATTAAAAAAGGCAGGGCGATTCTTCTGCATAACGCAATTGACCTTTCCTTATTTCACTATGATATTGCTGCAGGAATACGCATAAGAAATGAGTTAAATATCCCTGCTGAAACAACGATTATAGGACATGTTGGGCGGTTCAATCAACAAAAAAACCATGCTTTTTTATTGGATGTATTTAAGGCGTACAGCTGTAAAAATGGAAATTCTGTACTGTTATTGGTCGGGAAGGGCGAACTTGAACCTGCAATAAAAGAAAAAGCCTCGGAACTCGGAATTTTAGACAGAATTATTTTCACGGGAGTCAGGTCTGATGTGCCCGCTCTTTTATCGGCTATGGATGTGTTCGTTTTTCCGTCACTGTACGAGGGAATGCCGAATACAGTAATTGAAGCGCAGGCAACGGGACTGCCGTGCCTGATTGCAGATACCATTACCCGCGAAGCTGATATTACCGGTTTGGTTCACTACTTACCGTTAGACAGCGCAGATGCATGGGCAAGCTATATTGCAAACTTGCCGCAGGAAACCCGTACAACGCCAATACAAAAGTTTAAAGAAAACTGCTATGATATAGAGTCGGTAACAGAACAATTTGTTAAGCTGGTTTTTGAGAAGTAG
- a CDS encoding D-glucuronyl C5-epimerase family protein, with product MSISTFNIKKWYRMLRGKSILHVNQGLGRCFSTTDICGYYNDLTEKVTKMPELLNCDELPHVEDERGEQILFPVAVFQYGLGAYDLYLLKHDERYLKKFYQCVCWAMQNQESSGAWNNFFFIYPRTPYGAMCQGEGTSLLIRAYKHSGNKIYLEAAQKALDFMLISVTNGGTSDETEERLLLLEYTHRTAVLNGWIFALFGLYDAALVCDSRVYRDAFDKSLHTLIKSLHDFDCGYWSIYSRDGKIASPFYHDLHIAQMQALYAMTHNKLFLEYSERWTAYKKSFWKSKKAFVKKVFQKIRE from the coding sequence ATGAGTATAAGCACTTTTAACATAAAAAAATGGTACAGAATGCTTCGCGGGAAAAGCATACTTCATGTAAATCAAGGACTTGGTCGTTGTTTTTCCACAACGGACATCTGTGGCTATTATAACGATTTGACCGAAAAGGTAACAAAAATGCCGGAATTGCTTAATTGCGATGAGCTTCCGCATGTCGAAGACGAAAGAGGAGAACAAATCCTTTTTCCGGTTGCCGTTTTTCAGTACGGCTTAGGCGCATATGACCTTTATCTGTTAAAGCATGACGAACGCTATCTGAAAAAATTTTATCAGTGTGTGTGTTGGGCGATGCAAAATCAGGAAAGTTCCGGTGCATGGAACAACTTTTTCTTCATCTACCCCAGGACACCGTACGGTGCTATGTGCCAAGGTGAAGGAACCTCGTTATTGATTCGCGCATATAAACACTCCGGAAACAAGATTTATTTAGAGGCAGCACAGAAAGCACTTGATTTTATGCTGATTTCGGTGACAAACGGAGGAACATCGGACGAAACAGAAGAACGCTTACTATTGCTTGAATACACACACCGCACTGCTGTATTGAATGGATGGATATTTGCGTTATTCGGATTGTACGATGCAGCTCTTGTATGTGACAGCAGGGTTTACCGGGATGCGTTTGATAAGTCTTTGCATACGCTTATCAAATCACTTCATGATTTTGATTGCGGATATTGGTCAATTTATAGCAGAGACGGAAAAATTGCAAGTCCGTTTTACCATGATCTGCACATTGCACAGATGCAAGCCCTTTACGCTATGACGCATAATAAACTGTTTTTAGAGTATTCTGAGCGGTGGACAGCTTACAAAAAAAGCTTTTGGAAATCCAAAAAAGCCTTTGTAAAAAAAGTTTTTCAAAAAATCAGGGAGTAA